A window of Costertonia aggregata contains these coding sequences:
- the miaA gene encoding tRNA (adenosine(37)-N6)-dimethylallyltransferase MiaA, with protein sequence MKKILISVVGPTAIGKTKTAIFLANYFKTVIISADSRQFYKEMRIGTAVPTKSELEAAQHHFIQHKSIHDNYSVGDFEKDALVLLDVLFKEHDVVIMVGGSGLYVNAVTKGLDAFPKVDKGIRDNLNSELRTKGIQVLQHRLKKLDSEYYNTIDEDNPHRLIRALEICMGTGLPYSSFLNKPKPSRLFQVLTVGLTAERAIVYERINQRVDAMMTQGLLQEAKSLYGQKDLNALQTVGYKELFNYIDGSWELDFAISEIKKNTRRFAKRQFTWFKKNEDTVWIDHAVEKTDILDEISSKIQELKNI encoded by the coding sequence ATGAAAAAAATACTCATTTCCGTTGTCGGCCCTACGGCCATTGGCAAGACCAAAACAGCGATTTTTTTGGCCAATTATTTTAAGACAGTAATTATATCGGCCGATTCCCGTCAATTCTATAAAGAAATGAGAATAGGCACGGCCGTACCTACAAAATCGGAGCTTGAAGCAGCTCAGCATCATTTTATCCAGCATAAAAGTATACATGACAACTACTCGGTAGGCGATTTTGAAAAAGACGCATTGGTTCTTTTAGATGTACTTTTTAAAGAACACGATGTCGTTATAATGGTGGGTGGCAGTGGACTATACGTGAATGCCGTAACAAAGGGGCTCGACGCTTTCCCCAAGGTCGACAAAGGGATTAGGGATAATCTTAATTCAGAATTACGTACCAAAGGTATTCAGGTATTGCAGCACAGACTAAAAAAACTAGATAGCGAATATTACAATACAATCGATGAGGATAATCCGCACAGGTTGATAAGAGCGCTGGAGATATGTATGGGTACAGGTCTCCCCTATTCTTCTTTTTTGAACAAACCTAAACCTTCAAGACTTTTTCAGGTACTAACGGTAGGATTGACCGCAGAAAGAGCAATAGTCTACGAACGAATCAACCAAAGGGTAGATGCTATGATGACCCAAGGTCTTTTGCAGGAAGCAAAGTCACTTTATGGTCAAAAAGATTTAAACGCCCTACAGACCGTGGGCTACAAAGAGCTTTTTAATTATATTGACGGATCTTGGGAATTGGATTTTGCCATTTCTGAAATTAAAAAAAATACGAGGCGTTTCGCCAAACGGCAATTTACTTGGTTCAAAAAAAATGAAGATACCGTTTGGATAGACCATGCCGTTGAAAAAACGGATATCCTAGATGAAATCAGTTCCAAAATTCAAGAACTAAAGAACATATGA
- a CDS encoding CdaR family protein: MKIFLLFLLCSGAAWFVSKLSESYTSSATFDLSYINAPDTLLLVNTPKEMVDVKLRASGFQFLGFNFKNKKIRIDLDKVKTKGFTYFVPQQEYRKQIERQLSNTMELIEMDSDTLFFKFKRLYKKKVPVVPRLMVDLAQNFMLENSLRVTPDSVTITGLKEDIDTISNIRTEKKLLTDVTSSFSEKMALSKSNGLKFVKLSEQKVKVTGKVVRFSEKVIDVPVTVINLPKDVELRTFPNVISILCKAKIEQLKKLETSDFKLVVDYNSINDHSNKLLRVNLVKSPKGLHSARPLDVEVEYILKRQ, from the coding sequence GTGAAAATTTTTCTACTTTTTTTGTTGTGTTCCGGTGCGGCATGGTTTGTTAGTAAATTGTCTGAATCATATACAAGTTCAGCAACCTTTGATTTATCCTACATAAACGCACCAGATACTTTACTATTGGTAAATACCCCTAAAGAAATGGTAGATGTCAAATTAAGGGCCAGCGGTTTTCAGTTTTTGGGCTTCAATTTTAAGAATAAGAAAATACGTATTGATTTGGATAAGGTAAAAACCAAAGGTTTCACCTACTTTGTTCCGCAACAGGAATATAGAAAACAGATTGAGCGGCAATTGTCCAACACCATGGAACTCATTGAAATGGACAGTGATACGCTCTTTTTTAAGTTCAAGAGACTTTACAAAAAAAAGGTGCCTGTTGTACCAAGGTTAATGGTTGATCTGGCACAGAATTTCATGCTGGAAAACTCGTTGAGGGTAACTCCCGATAGTGTAACGATTACGGGGCTAAAAGAAGATATTGATACCATAAGCAACATACGTACCGAAAAAAAGCTTCTGACCGATGTAACTTCGAGTTTTTCTGAAAAAATGGCGCTTTCAAAATCGAACGGATTAAAATTTGTAAAACTATCGGAGCAAAAAGTTAAGGTCACAGGTAAAGTGGTACGTTTTTCCGAAAAGGTGATAGATGTTCCCGTTACGGTCATCAACCTTCCAAAAGATGTGGAATTGCGAACGTTTCCCAATGTGATATCAATATTGTGCAAGGCCAAGATAGAGCAGTTAAAAAAGCTGGAGACTTCTGATTTTAAATTGGTAGTCGATTATAATTCGATCAACGACCATTCCAACAAACTCCTTAGGGTCAACTTGGTCAAAAGCCCTAAAGGATTGCATAGTGCCAGACCCTTGGATGTAGAGGTAGAATATATATTGAAACGCCAATGA
- a CDS encoding ion transporter, protein MEKNNIKKGWKNRVHEIIYEADTPLGKWFDIVLFILIIISVILVMLESVDEIDTKYHKQLLVMEWIVTIFFTIEYIARVISIHKPFKYIFSFYGIVDFLSTIPLYISYIFAGSQVLLAVRAFRLLRIFRILKLVKFLGEASQLKQALKASRAKIAVFIYVVLILSVIMGTIMYLIEDDDAGFTSIPRSIYWTIVTLTTVGYGDIAPQTNLGQFIATAIMILGYGIIAVPTGIVTVEFSKQGKSNVKDGKSVVHTSTQACPSCSAEGHRDNAKHCYKCGSEL, encoded by the coding sequence TTGGAAAAGAACAATATCAAAAAAGGTTGGAAAAACAGGGTTCATGAAATTATTTATGAAGCTGATACACCTTTGGGCAAATGGTTCGATATTGTCCTGTTCATCCTCATAATCATAAGCGTAATACTGGTAATGCTCGAAAGTGTGGACGAAATCGATACAAAGTACCACAAACAGCTTTTGGTAATGGAATGGATAGTGACCATATTTTTCACCATAGAATATATCGCTAGGGTAATAAGCATACACAAGCCTTTTAAATATATATTTAGTTTTTATGGTATAGTGGATTTTCTCTCGACCATACCACTCTATATCTCCTATATTTTTGCAGGTTCACAGGTATTATTGGCCGTGAGGGCCTTTAGGCTATTGCGTATTTTCAGGATTTTAAAGCTGGTGAAGTTTCTGGGCGAGGCATCGCAATTAAAACAGGCGCTCAAGGCCAGTAGGGCGAAAATAGCCGTTTTTATTTATGTGGTCTTGATTTTATCGGTTATCATGGGAACAATTATGTATCTAATTGAAGATGATGATGCTGGGTTTACCAGTATTCCCAGAAGTATATATTGGACCATAGTAACATTAACTACGGTAGGTTATGGTGATATCGCCCCGCAGACCAATTTAGGCCAATTTATAGCTACTGCCATAATGATATTGGGCTACGGTATCATAGCTGTTCCTACAGGTATTGTAACCGTGGAATTTTCGAAGCAGGGAAAATCCAACGTAAAAGATGGTAAGAGCGTTGTGCATACCAGTACACAGGCCTGCCCTTCGTGCTCGGCCGAAGGACATCGGGACAATGCCAAGCATTGTTATAAATGCGGAAGTGAACTGTAA
- a CDS encoding sensor histidine kinase — MNKKLFLLLVILMSLSLIGIIFVQGYWIKQSFDDKENQFSNTVSEVLDRVIEKIEDREMRDYSNRFISLKDSVGEVKSSHASSIFFIDRDINTNEILAYSHGILEEDYNIASTFFDNGSDSDTTTIKNFISKRTKTTYKEDFGLDGKGYKLTPIQKLEKIGGLTSVEKAAYNDVYREFAKKVPIHKRVSTQEIELRLDRELKEKGIDIDYEYGIYSKGLPTKIKSDKFRFANTTLYKSPIFSDSEGRSNFSLLISFPKKKKFLWQSILGMAILSLMFTLIIVIAYSSAIYQLIKQKQISEIKSDFINNMTHEFKTPIATINLAVEAIKNPRIIEDKDKVFRYLRMIRDENKRMHAQVENVLRISKLEKNQLDISKDRVDAHDIITDAVTHVELIVADRGGYVNTHLDAQRSDVLANDMHFTNVLVNILDNAVKYSPEAPKIDVYTEIAKNYIIIKIQDQGAGMSKAVLKKVFEKFYREHTGDLHNVKGHGLGLSYVKKIIDDHQGEVYAESEKGKGSTFYVKLPLI; from the coding sequence ATGAACAAGAAACTATTCCTTCTTCTGGTTATCTTAATGAGTTTATCCCTAATAGGAATAATTTTTGTTCAAGGCTATTGGATCAAACAATCGTTTGATGATAAGGAAAATCAATTTTCCAATACAGTGTCCGAAGTTCTGGACAGGGTTATCGAGAAAATTGAAGATAGGGAAATGAGGGATTACTCCAATAGGTTCATAAGTCTTAAAGATAGTGTTGGGGAAGTAAAATCTTCCCATGCCAGCAGTATTTTTTTTATTGACCGGGATATTAACACCAACGAGATATTGGCGTATTCCCACGGTATTTTGGAAGAGGATTACAATATAGCGTCTACGTTCTTTGACAATGGTAGTGATAGTGACACTACGACAATTAAAAATTTTATAAGTAAACGTACCAAAACAACGTATAAAGAAGATTTTGGACTTGATGGTAAAGGATATAAGCTAACGCCGATACAAAAACTTGAAAAAATAGGGGGGCTAACTTCTGTAGAAAAAGCTGCATATAATGACGTGTACAGAGAGTTTGCCAAGAAAGTACCCATTCATAAAAGAGTGTCGACACAAGAGATTGAATTGCGTTTGGATAGGGAACTTAAAGAAAAAGGGATTGATATAGATTACGAGTATGGTATTTACAGTAAAGGTTTACCTACCAAAATAAAATCGGATAAATTCAGGTTTGCCAATACCACACTTTATAAGTCGCCTATTTTTTCGGATAGTGAGGGAAGAAGTAATTTTTCGCTCTTGATTTCTTTTCCCAAGAAAAAGAAATTTTTGTGGCAGTCTATTTTGGGTATGGCCATATTGTCGCTTATGTTCACTTTGATAATTGTCATTGCCTATTCCAGTGCCATTTATCAGTTGATAAAGCAAAAACAGATTTCCGAGATCAAATCAGATTTTATCAACAATATGACGCACGAATTCAAAACACCTATTGCGACCATTAATTTGGCGGTAGAAGCCATAAAAAATCCAAGAATAATAGAGGATAAGGATAAAGTTTTTCGCTATTTACGAATGATACGTGATGAGAATAAGCGTATGCATGCCCAAGTGGAAAACGTTTTAAGGATATCAAAACTGGAGAAAAACCAGCTGGATATCAGTAAGGATAGGGTAGATGCCCACGACATAATAACCGATGCGGTAACACATGTAGAACTAATAGTTGCAGATAGGGGCGGTTATGTAAATACCCACCTAGATGCACAACGTTCAGATGTTTTGGCAAACGATATGCATTTTACCAATGTATTGGTAAATATATTGGACAATGCGGTAAAATATTCCCCTGAAGCACCTAAAATTGATGTATATACTGAGATAGCAAAAAATTATATCATCATAAAAATACAGGACCAAGGTGCAGGTATGAGCAAAGCGGTCTTGAAAAAAGTTTTTGAAAAGTTTTATAGAGAACATACAGGGGACCTACATAACGTAAAAGGACACGGTTTAGGCCTGTCTTACGTAAAGAAAATAATAGATGATCACCAAGGTGAGGTTTATGCGGAAAGTGAAAAAGGAAAAGGAAGCACTTTCTATGTGAAACTACCTTTAATTTAA
- a CDS encoding gluconokinase, with the protein MSSKKSVFFVMGVSGSGKSTVGRLLAKVLNCPFFDGDDYHPEANIKKMSAGNPLNDDDRKTWLNSLNLLAKQHQKKGAVIACSALKQSYRHVLSRSLNDSAKFVYLKGSYKEISNRLSQRNGHFMPAALLQSQFDTLEEPEDAITVSIRYSPKEIVQKILK; encoded by the coding sequence ATGAGTTCCAAAAAGTCTGTTTTTTTTGTTATGGGGGTTTCCGGTTCGGGTAAGAGTACCGTAGGTAGGTTATTAGCCAAGGTATTGAACTGTCCGTTTTTTGATGGGGACGATTATCATCCCGAAGCCAATATAAAAAAGATGTCAGCAGGAAATCCTTTAAATGACGATGATAGAAAAACCTGGTTGAACTCGTTAAATCTGCTAGCAAAACAACATCAAAAAAAGGGAGCGGTAATTGCCTGTTCCGCATTAAAACAGTCCTACAGGCATGTACTGTCCCGTTCGCTCAATGATTCGGCAAAATTTGTATACTTAAAAGGCTCTTATAAAGAAATATCGAACCGACTTTCCCAAAGAAATGGGCATTTTATGCCCGCGGCTCTGCTACAATCACAATTTGACACCTTGGAGGAGCCCGAAGATGCCATAACGGTTTCTATACGATATTCGCCAAAAGAAATTGTTCAAAAGATTTTGAAATAA
- a CDS encoding enoyl-ACP reductase FabI has translation MAYNLLKGKRGIIFGALDENSIAWKTAERVHAEGGTFVLTNAPIAMRMGQINELAKKTGSEIVPADATSEEDLNNLVAKSTEMLGGKLDFVLHSIGMSVNVRKGRAYTDEKYDFTTKGWDVSALSFHKVMQSLYKADAMNEWGSIVALTYMAAQRTFPDYNDMADNKAYLESVARSFGYFFGKEKKVRVNTISQSPTPTTAGQGVKGFDGFISYAEKMSPLGNASAQDCADYTVSLFSDLTKKVTMQNLFHDGGFSNVGVSQEVIDEFSK, from the coding sequence ATGGCATACAATCTACTAAAAGGAAAAAGGGGAATTATTTTTGGAGCGTTGGACGAGAATTCCATCGCTTGGAAAACGGCTGAAAGGGTACACGCCGAAGGCGGAACTTTTGTTTTGACCAATGCACCTATTGCCATGCGAATGGGGCAAATAAACGAATTGGCCAAAAAAACCGGTTCTGAAATAGTTCCTGCCGATGCCACCAGTGAGGAAGATTTGAATAATTTGGTAGCAAAATCAACAGAGATGCTCGGAGGCAAACTGGATTTTGTACTCCATTCCATCGGAATGTCGGTAAATGTTCGCAAAGGGCGAGCCTATACCGATGAAAAATATGATTTCACGACCAAGGGTTGGGACGTATCTGCACTGTCATTCCATAAAGTTATGCAGAGTTTATATAAAGCCGATGCCATGAACGAATGGGGCAGTATAGTCGCCCTTACCTACATGGCGGCGCAACGCACTTTTCCGGATTATAACGATATGGCCGACAATAAGGCATATCTGGAATCTGTTGCGAGGAGCTTTGGATACTTTTTTGGAAAAGAGAAAAAAGTACGCGTCAATACCATTTCCCAGTCACCTACGCCGACCACTGCGGGTCAAGGTGTAAAAGGGTTTGATGGCTTTATCAGCTATGCCGAAAAAATGTCGCCTTTGGGCAATGCAAGTGCTCAGGACTGTGCCGATTATACGGTTTCCTTGTTTTCGGATTTGACAAAAAAAGTGACCATGCAAAACCTCTTCCATGATGGCGGGTTCAGCAATGTTGGCGTTAGCCAAGAAGTTATCGATGAGTTTTCGAAATAA
- a CDS encoding glycosyltransferase: MDLYFSFIIPVFNRPEEIKELLESLTEQTYTKPYEVVIIEDGSTKSAKGVVEGFSNTLNVTYLEKENSGPGDSRNYGMRRAKGNYFIVLDSDCILPPHYLETVSRSLSTDYVDCYGGPDAAHTSFSAVQKAINYAMTSFWTTGGIRGSKKSVDKFQPRSFNMGISKKAFTATGGYGNIHPGEDPDLTIRMWNKGFRTKLLSNAFVYHKRRIDWNKFFIQVHKFGMVRPILNKWHPTTAKFTYWFPTLFCFGFLVSTVLVFFGIIWPLLGYAIYFVLLFFDSLFKNKSLVIAFLSLVAVMIQFYGYGYGFLKSAFLVNFSHKQPKEIFPKLFFKTKTV; this comes from the coding sequence ATGGATTTATATTTTTCATTTATCATTCCGGTATTCAATAGGCCCGAGGAGATTAAGGAGCTTCTTGAAAGTCTAACGGAACAAACGTATACAAAGCCTTACGAAGTTGTAATAATCGAGGATGGGTCTACGAAAAGTGCTAAAGGGGTAGTTGAAGGCTTTTCCAATACATTGAACGTTACCTATTTGGAAAAGGAAAATTCTGGCCCTGGAGATTCCAGAAATTACGGTATGCGCCGGGCTAAAGGGAATTATTTTATCGTGTTGGATTCCGATTGTATTCTACCACCCCATTATTTGGAGACCGTTTCAAGATCGCTTTCTACGGATTATGTGGATTGCTACGGCGGCCCGGATGCGGCCCATACTTCATTCAGTGCGGTACAAAAGGCCATTAATTATGCCATGACCTCATTTTGGACGACCGGAGGTATTCGGGGGAGCAAAAAAAGCGTGGATAAATTTCAGCCACGTAGTTTTAATATGGGAATTTCCAAAAAAGCATTCACTGCTACCGGAGGGTACGGTAATATTCACCCCGGTGAGGATCCAGATCTTACGATTCGTATGTGGAACAAAGGTTTTCGTACCAAGTTGTTGTCGAATGCCTTTGTGTACCATAAACGCCGTATTGATTGGAATAAATTTTTCATTCAGGTACATAAGTTCGGTATGGTACGCCCAATATTGAATAAGTGGCACCCTACGACCGCCAAGTTTACTTATTGGTTTCCTACTTTATTTTGTTTTGGATTTTTGGTTTCGACAGTATTGGTGTTTTTTGGTATAATTTGGCCTCTCTTGGGTTACGCTATTTATTTTGTGCTTCTCTTTTTCGATTCGCTTTTCAAGAATAAAAGTTTGGTCATTGCGTTCTTATCCTTGGTGGCGGTAATGATCCAGTTTTATGGGTATGGATACGGTTTTTTAAAATCAGCTTTCTTGGTTAACTTTAGCCATAAGCAGCCCAAAGAAATTTTTCCAAAACTATTTTTTAAAACAAAAACAGTGTGA
- the coaE gene encoding dephospho-CoA kinase (Dephospho-CoA kinase (CoaE) performs the final step in coenzyme A biosynthesis.) has protein sequence MITVGLTGGIGSGKSTVAKMFKKLNVPVYVSDKEAKKLMRSSKKIKKELISLFGVEAFKDEKLNKTLISDIVFKDREMLKKLNKIVHPAVRKHFKAWSAKQKAPYVVQEAAIIFENGTHDFYDRIILVTAPQESRIQRVMKRDNVPIENVVARIKNQWPDSKKIQMADYVIENSNLAETHQKVKAIHNALLDYC, from the coding sequence ATGATAACAGTAGGACTTACCGGTGGTATTGGTAGCGGAAAGAGTACCGTGGCCAAAATGTTCAAAAAGCTGAATGTACCCGTTTATGTATCTGATAAAGAGGCGAAAAAATTGATGCGTTCTTCCAAAAAAATTAAGAAAGAGCTCATTTCGCTTTTTGGTGTTGAGGCATTTAAAGACGAAAAGTTAAACAAAACCTTAATTTCCGACATAGTTTTCAAGGATAGGGAAATGTTGAAAAAGTTAAACAAAATTGTACATCCTGCTGTAAGAAAGCACTTTAAGGCTTGGTCGGCAAAACAAAAAGCCCCGTATGTTGTTCAAGAAGCTGCCATAATTTTTGAGAACGGTACTCACGATTTTTATGACAGGATAATTTTAGTGACAGCACCTCAAGAATCTAGAATTCAAAGAGTTATGAAAAGGGACAATGTGCCCATAGAAAATGTTGTGGCACGAATAAAAAATCAATGGCCCGATTCAAAAAAAATTCAGATGGCAGATTATGTCATAGAGAACTCCAATTTAGCGGAAACCCATCAAAAAGTAAAGGCCATACATAACGCTCTCCTTGACTATTGCTAG
- a CDS encoding response regulator transcription factor — METVNKKILLVEDDPNFGIVLKDYLSMNDFDVTLAKNGMEGFEKFKKDNFDVCILDVMMPYKDGFTLAKEIREKNEEVPIVFLTAKTMKEDVLKGYKAGADDYLNKPFDSEVLLMKLKALLQRKSSNTLADSKQFEFKIGNFHLNSKLRFLKYKDEEAIKLSPKENELLRLLALHENDLMPRELALTKIWRDDNYFTSRSMDVYIAKLRKYLKVDDTVEILNIHGEGFRLVVKSD; from the coding sequence ATGGAAACAGTTAATAAAAAGATACTTTTAGTCGAGGACGACCCAAATTTTGGAATTGTGTTAAAGGACTATCTGTCTATGAACGATTTTGATGTTACTCTTGCCAAGAATGGTATGGAAGGCTTTGAAAAGTTCAAGAAAGACAATTTTGATGTTTGTATCCTTGATGTAATGATGCCCTATAAGGACGGATTCACATTGGCGAAGGAAATACGGGAAAAAAATGAAGAAGTTCCTATAGTTTTCTTGACTGCCAAAACCATGAAAGAAGATGTCCTAAAAGGATATAAAGCAGGTGCGGACGATTATCTGAACAAACCTTTTGATTCGGAAGTGCTTTTGATGAAGCTTAAGGCTTTGCTCCAAAGAAAATCATCCAACACGCTTGCAGACAGTAAACAATTTGAATTCAAGATCGGTAATTTTCATTTGAATTCGAAACTTAGATTTTTGAAATATAAAGACGAGGAAGCGATAAAATTGTCCCCAAAAGAAAACGAATTGCTAAGACTATTGGCTTTGCACGAAAATGATCTGATGCCGAGAGAACTGGCATTGACCAAAATATGGCGCGACGATAATTATTTCACTTCAAGAAGTATGGATGTGTATATCGCCAAACTACGTAAATATCTAAAAGTAGACGATACCGTAGAAATATTGAACATTCACGGTGAAGGTTTTAGATTGGTCGTTAAATCAGATTAA